The following are encoded together in the Geobacter sulfurreducens PCA genome:
- a CDS encoding NADH-quinone oxidoreductase subunit M gives MSQFPLISVMTFLPLLGVVLLFFVPKQSHSVHRMLALLVSLVTFVVSIPLVTGFQSNADFQFVEKMPWIAAGPFQMNYHVAIDGISLWLVLLTTFIMPIAILSTWTAVEEKVKEYMICLLLLEVGMLGAFVSLDLFLFYIFWEVMLIPMYFIIGIWGGKNKIYAAVKFFIYTMVGSMLMLVALVTLYFKAGAGDFNVLRFYEVTLDPATQVWMFLAFALAFAIKVPMFPLHTWLPDAHTEAPTAGSVILAAVLLKMGTYGFVRFAMPLFPDATDKFTPLIATLSVIGIIYAALVAMVQEDVKKLVAYSSVAHLGYVMLGVFALNLQGLSGGMLQMLNHGVSTGALFLIVGFIYERRHTRLITDFGGLAKQMPVFATIFMIVTLSSIGLPGTNGFVGEFLVLLGAFESELRWYAVIGTSGVILAAVYMLWMFQRVMFGELTNPKNQTLCDLNAREVGIMLPLLVLIFVMGVYPTPFIEKMSPSLEKLIVHVKTKQQGAVAQVETVPAAPQVMPAAAVVPAEHK, from the coding sequence ATGAGCCAGTTTCCGTTAATCAGCGTGATGACCTTTCTTCCACTCCTGGGGGTCGTACTGCTCTTCTTCGTCCCCAAGCAGAGCCACTCGGTGCACAGGATGCTCGCCTTGCTGGTCTCTCTGGTGACCTTTGTCGTGTCGATACCTCTGGTTACTGGATTCCAGAGTAACGCCGACTTCCAGTTCGTGGAGAAAATGCCGTGGATAGCTGCGGGTCCGTTCCAGATGAACTATCACGTTGCAATCGATGGTATCAGTCTCTGGCTCGTTCTCCTCACGACATTTATCATGCCGATCGCCATCCTCTCTACCTGGACAGCGGTAGAAGAGAAGGTCAAGGAGTACATGATCTGCCTCTTGCTGCTTGAAGTGGGAATGCTTGGAGCTTTCGTGTCGCTTGATCTCTTCCTGTTCTACATCTTCTGGGAAGTGATGCTCATACCGATGTATTTCATCATCGGGATCTGGGGTGGTAAAAATAAGATTTATGCTGCAGTCAAATTCTTCATCTACACGATGGTTGGCTCCATGCTCATGCTGGTCGCTCTGGTTACCCTCTACTTCAAGGCAGGGGCTGGAGACTTCAACGTGCTCAGGTTCTATGAAGTAACTCTTGATCCGGCAACACAAGTCTGGATGTTCTTGGCCTTTGCCCTGGCATTTGCCATCAAAGTGCCTATGTTCCCTCTCCACACGTGGCTTCCGGATGCTCACACCGAAGCGCCGACGGCCGGCTCGGTCATTCTGGCTGCAGTGCTCCTGAAGATGGGGACTTACGGTTTCGTTCGTTTTGCAATGCCGCTCTTCCCCGACGCAACCGATAAATTCACCCCCCTCATTGCTACGCTTTCGGTTATTGGCATCATATACGCTGCCCTTGTTGCAATGGTCCAAGAAGATGTCAAGAAGCTTGTAGCGTACTCATCTGTTGCTCACCTGGGCTACGTTATGCTGGGTGTGTTCGCACTGAATCTTCAAGGACTTTCCGGTGGAATGCTGCAAATGCTCAACCACGGTGTCTCAACCGGCGCACTGTTCCTCATCGTTGGCTTTATTTATGAGCGCCGCCACACTCGACTGATCACGGATTTCGGAGGGCTCGCCAAGCAAATGCCGGTGTTCGCTACGATATTTATGATCGTCACGCTTTCCTCGATCGGTCTACCCGGCACGAACGGTTTCGTAGGGGAATTCCTTGTTCTTCTCGGTGCGTTTGAAAGTGAGCTTCGTTGGTATGCTGTAATCGGTACAAGTGGTGTTATTCTGGCAGCCGTTTACATGCTCTGGATGTTCCAGCGCGTTATGTTCGGGGAGCTCACAAACCCAAAGAACCAGACCTTGTGTGATCTGAATGCACGTGAAGTCGGGATCATGCTTCCGCTACTCGTTCTGATCTTCGTGATGGGTGTATATCCCACTCCTTTCATTGAGAAGATGAGTCCTTCACTTGAGAAACTCATTGTTCATGTGAAGACCAAGCAGCAGGGTGCCGTTGCTCAGGTGGAGACCGTGCCTGCTGCTCCCCAGGTCATGCCTGCAGCTGCTGTTGTGCCTGCAGAACATAAGTAA
- a CDS encoding vWA domain-containing protein, which translates to MQSTEASAHRELENTIVRLLKRRPFYGQFLLAMRREQRPGTFPLGVTFRDGVPVLMVNPHRLEAESPAIREGLLEHCVRHVIHLHMVRRKGRNGHDWDVACDLAINPSIEHLPADAPLPVHFSADDGLAAEEYYSLLSNPFDAGSLEGQGTGRASRDEGGATGDGCDRDLNVTTVDDHSAWEEADSTPFRLAEEVVRGMVREAWRQADGHVPADIRRVIEGMLAPSPIPWQQVLRQFVAAAGRTGRETSWLKEHRRFVHMTPGIRKRRRLNLLVGIDVSESTDTVELREAFARELVRISRGRDAQVTVLYANSRIQQMESFRGALGLTEAYYGGGFTDLRPVFEHARTMIPRPAAVIYLTDGVGPAPEQMEFPTLWVLTRAGEKPVPWGVELRLEV; encoded by the coding sequence ATGCAGTCAACTGAAGCTTCAGCCCATCGGGAACTCGAAAACACCATTGTACGCCTGTTGAAGCGTCGTCCCTTCTATGGTCAATTTCTGTTAGCGATGCGTCGTGAGCAGCGGCCCGGGACTTTTCCCTTGGGGGTAACGTTTCGGGACGGTGTCCCGGTCTTGATGGTGAATCCTCACCGGCTCGAAGCCGAGTCTCCTGCAATCAGAGAAGGGTTGCTCGAGCATTGCGTCAGACATGTCATTCACCTACACATGGTGCGACGAAAAGGGCGTAACGGCCATGATTGGGATGTGGCCTGCGATTTGGCAATTAACCCGTCCATTGAACATCTGCCCGCCGATGCGCCCCTTCCTGTTCATTTCTCCGCCGACGATGGTCTGGCTGCCGAAGAGTATTACAGCCTGCTCTCCAACCCGTTCGATGCCGGAAGCTTGGAAGGGCAGGGTACAGGACGAGCAAGTCGGGACGAAGGCGGTGCAACTGGGGATGGCTGCGACCGGGACCTGAACGTCACTACGGTTGACGACCACAGTGCCTGGGAAGAAGCTGACTCGACTCCGTTTCGACTCGCTGAGGAGGTGGTGCGCGGCATGGTGCGTGAGGCCTGGCGACAGGCCGATGGCCACGTGCCTGCCGATATCCGCCGTGTTATAGAGGGAATGCTTGCACCCTCACCGATTCCGTGGCAGCAGGTCCTGCGGCAGTTCGTTGCGGCTGCTGGACGTACCGGCCGTGAAACGAGTTGGCTGAAAGAGCACCGGCGCTTCGTTCACATGACGCCTGGTATCCGCAAGCGAAGGCGGTTAAATCTGCTGGTCGGGATCGATGTGAGCGAATCCACCGACACCGTGGAGCTCCGGGAGGCATTTGCCCGGGAGTTAGTCCGGATATCCCGCGGTCGTGATGCACAGGTAACCGTTCTCTACGCCAACAGCCGGATACAGCAAATGGAGAGCTTCAGGGGAGCGCTGGGCTTGACTGAGGCTTACTACGGCGGTGGATTCACGGATCTTCGTCCTGTCTTTGAACATGCACGGACAATGATTCCCCGTCCCGCAGCAGTCATCTACCTGACCGATGGGGTCGGGCCCGCCCCCGAACAGATGGAGTTCCCCACCCTGTGGGTGCTGACGCGGGCAGGGGAGAAACCCGTCCCCTGGGGGGTGGAATTGAGGCTGGAGGTATGA
- a CDS encoding NADH-quinone oxidoreductase subunit N, with the protein METIVLPVINLAPIMPEIILSVFGMALLLVNVFVPSEQKAYLGYLSLVGIIAAGVSIVGGWGVPLDSFSGSVVQDNFALFFKGIFLLSAGLTILISDHYMKREGCNQGELYPLILFATMGMMLMASGTDLMTVFLGLEVLSVSLYVLAGFNRANLKSNEAGLKYFLLGAFSTGFLLYGMALTYGATGTTKIPKIAEFVAANGMVAQSPMFYIGMLLMASGFAFKIAAAPFHMWTPDVYEGAPTPMTAFMSAGPKAAGFAAFMRVLIVAFPTLKADWSDLLWVLAVLTMTIGNLIALNQDNIKRMLAYSSIAHAGYALVGFTAGNAEGAAGILFYMLSYAFMNIGAFAIIILVGKKGEENNNVADYAGFATKHPVLALAMAIFLFSLAGMPPTAGFIGKFYLFSGAIKAGYIWLAIIGVLNSAASVYYYLRVMVYMYMKNPTEEFDWMTLSPAVMLCILIAVVGVIIPGVVPSYLLELAQKAVLL; encoded by the coding sequence ATGGAAACAATCGTACTCCCAGTCATTAACCTCGCACCCATCATGCCCGAGATCATACTTTCGGTCTTTGGCATGGCGCTGCTTCTCGTGAATGTGTTTGTACCGAGTGAGCAGAAGGCCTATCTGGGATACCTGAGCCTCGTAGGCATCATCGCAGCTGGCGTATCAATCGTCGGGGGATGGGGAGTACCACTCGACTCATTCAGCGGCTCTGTTGTGCAGGACAACTTCGCTCTCTTCTTCAAAGGGATATTCCTGCTCTCGGCCGGGCTGACGATTCTAATCTCCGATCATTACATGAAGCGCGAAGGGTGTAACCAGGGAGAACTCTATCCTCTGATTCTCTTCGCTACCATGGGAATGATGCTCATGGCATCCGGAACGGATCTCATGACGGTGTTCCTCGGTCTTGAAGTACTGTCAGTTTCGTTGTATGTCCTTGCAGGATTCAATCGGGCCAATCTCAAATCGAATGAGGCAGGGCTCAAATACTTCCTTCTCGGCGCGTTTTCGACCGGTTTCCTTCTCTATGGCATGGCATTGACCTATGGTGCTACCGGTACCACGAAAATCCCTAAAATTGCTGAGTTTGTAGCTGCCAACGGCATGGTAGCCCAATCGCCGATGTTCTATATCGGCATGCTTCTCATGGCGTCTGGGTTCGCGTTCAAGATTGCAGCGGCTCCCTTCCACATGTGGACTCCTGACGTCTATGAAGGTGCTCCGACTCCGATGACTGCCTTCATGTCCGCTGGTCCTAAAGCAGCCGGTTTTGCCGCTTTCATGAGGGTCCTGATAGTGGCATTCCCTACCCTCAAGGCCGACTGGTCTGACCTGCTGTGGGTCCTTGCAGTACTTACCATGACAATCGGCAACCTGATTGCACTCAATCAGGATAATATCAAAAGGATGCTTGCCTACTCGTCCATTGCCCACGCCGGCTACGCACTTGTCGGTTTCACCGCCGGAAACGCTGAAGGAGCAGCCGGTATCCTGTTCTATATGCTTTCCTATGCGTTCATGAACATCGGAGCCTTTGCAATCATCATCCTTGTGGGCAAGAAGGGTGAGGAAAATAACAATGTCGCAGACTACGCTGGTTTTGCCACAAAGCATCCGGTCCTGGCGCTGGCCATGGCGATCTTCCTGTTTTCCTTGGCAGGCATGCCCCCTACGGCTGGATTCATCGGTAAGTTTTATCTCTTCTCGGGCGCTATCAAGGCCGGTTACATCTGGCTCGCCATCATCGGTGTGCTGAACAGTGCCGCCTCTGTCTACTACTACCTCAGAGTTATGGTTTACATGTACATGAAGAATCCGACTGAGGAATTTGATTGGATGACCCTTTCCCCGGCAGTCATGCTCTGCATTCTGATTGCCGTGGTAGGCGTCATCATTCCCGGTGTGGTTCCTTCGTATCTTCTCGAACTTGCCCAAAAAGCCGTCCTGCTTTAA
- the nuoL gene encoding NADH-quinone oxidoreductase subunit L, with protein sequence MFEYVWLIPLFPLIGVIINGLFGKSIKNEKVIGGIGALMVFCSFLVSCGILIQLLSLPVEERFFEKSLFTWIAAGTFKTDIGFLIDPLSTLMIMVVTGVGFLIHVYSIGYMHGEEGFYRYFTYLNLFTFSMLLLVLGSNLLLMFVGWEGVGLCSYLLIGYYFHKKSAGDAGKKAFVMNRVGDFGFLLGTFTLFWYLGQNHNVWTINFRELSANAHLLPVGGIVTVITLCFFLGATGKSAQIPLYTWLPDAMEGPTPVSALIHAATMVTAGVYMIGRLNFVYIRSHETMMIVAIIGAATAIFAATIGTAQNDIKRVLAYSTVSQLGFMFLAMGVGAFTAGIFHLMTHAFFKACLFLGSGSVIHAMHHALHHAHSHDDPQDMRNMGGLRKAMPITFLTFLASTIAIAGIPGFSGFFSKDEILWQAFANPLHGSLNMILWGTGAVAAGFTAFYMFRLVFMTFTGECRINPKAKDHLHESPFVITFPLIVLGILAVVGGYVGMPKVLGMLPNYLEHYLEPVFVGSHEFMQQQLQGHGEAHHSHALEFGLMGLSVLIALVGISIAYVLYVMSPSLPAKFTAAFPALHRAVYNKWYVDELYDFLFVNPCKALGNFLWKGFDVVVVDGMVNGVAAVVKGFGSVLRNTQTGYVHNYAFSMAVGVVVIVAFYLFR encoded by the coding sequence TGGCATTGGCGCACTGATGGTGTTCTGTTCATTTCTCGTGTCGTGCGGAATTCTCATTCAGTTGCTTTCACTCCCTGTGGAGGAGAGGTTCTTTGAGAAGTCCCTCTTCACATGGATCGCTGCCGGTACATTTAAGACTGACATTGGTTTCCTCATCGACCCGCTCTCGACACTTATGATCATGGTGGTAACCGGTGTCGGTTTCCTGATTCACGTTTACTCCATAGGCTACATGCACGGCGAAGAAGGGTTTTACCGGTACTTTACTTACCTGAACCTCTTCACGTTCTCCATGCTTTTGCTGGTCCTGGGCAGTAACCTGCTCCTGATGTTTGTCGGTTGGGAAGGTGTCGGTCTCTGTTCCTATCTGCTCATCGGTTACTACTTCCATAAAAAATCCGCTGGTGATGCTGGCAAAAAAGCATTCGTGATGAACCGGGTCGGTGATTTTGGCTTCCTTCTCGGTACATTTACGCTGTTCTGGTATCTTGGCCAGAACCATAATGTATGGACCATCAACTTCCGTGAGCTTTCCGCTAATGCACACTTGCTGCCCGTAGGTGGGATAGTTACGGTAATCACGCTCTGCTTCTTCCTGGGAGCCACCGGCAAATCTGCACAGATACCCCTCTATACATGGCTTCCCGACGCCATGGAGGGTCCCACACCCGTATCAGCCCTCATCCATGCCGCAACAATGGTTACTGCGGGTGTGTACATGATTGGCCGCCTGAATTTCGTGTACATCAGATCGCATGAAACAATGATGATTGTTGCAATTATCGGTGCGGCAACCGCGATTTTCGCCGCGACCATCGGTACGGCTCAGAATGATATCAAGCGAGTTCTGGCATACTCCACGGTTTCTCAGCTCGGGTTCATGTTCCTTGCAATGGGCGTTGGTGCATTCACTGCAGGTATCTTCCACCTCATGACCCACGCCTTTTTCAAGGCATGTCTGTTCCTTGGTTCCGGTTCGGTTATCCATGCAATGCACCATGCACTCCATCATGCGCACTCTCATGATGACCCGCAAGACATGCGCAACATGGGCGGTCTGCGCAAGGCCATGCCGATTACCTTCCTGACATTCCTTGCTTCAACCATTGCTATTGCAGGTATTCCCGGCTTCTCCGGCTTCTTCTCAAAGGACGAGATTCTCTGGCAAGCGTTTGCCAACCCCCTGCATGGCAGTCTCAATATGATTCTGTGGGGTACTGGTGCCGTTGCCGCAGGGTTCACAGCCTTCTACATGTTCCGCTTGGTGTTCATGACGTTCACTGGCGAGTGCCGGATTAACCCGAAGGCCAAGGATCATCTCCATGAGTCACCCTTTGTTATAACGTTCCCTCTTATTGTCCTTGGCATACTCGCCGTAGTTGGAGGCTATGTGGGGATGCCCAAGGTTCTGGGCATGCTGCCCAACTACCTTGAGCACTATCTTGAGCCTGTCTTTGTTGGGTCCCACGAGTTCATGCAGCAGCAGCTGCAAGGGCATGGTGAAGCACATCACAGCCACGCACTTGAGTTTGGACTCATGGGACTGTCGGTACTCATTGCACTGGTGGGTATATCGATTGCCTATGTCCTCTATGTGATGTCTCCGTCACTGCCCGCAAAGTTTACAGCCGCGTTCCCGGCGCTCCACAGGGCTGTATACAATAAGTGGTACGTGGATGAGCTCTATGATTTCCTCTTCGTTAATCCGTGCAAGGCTCTCGGCAATTTCCTGTGGAAAGGATTCGACGTTGTAGTCGTCGATGGTATGGTCAATGGAGTTGCCGCTGTTGTGAAAGGATTCGGGAGTGTTCTTCGGAACACCCAGACCGGTTACGTGCACAACTATGCCTTCTCCATGGCTGTTGGCGTGGTGGTGATCGTAGCGTTTTACCTCTTCCGCTAA
- a CDS encoding YqaA family protein, producing the protein MEQQLAADGLIVLFVVSFLAATLIPVGSEWLLVALLTQDYNPLAVTTTATVGNILGACTTWAVGMWGGVYLVRRILRISEDAERRAEQFYRRYGYWSLLLSWLPILGDPLCLVGGILRVGFGRFVLLVGIGKLARYSFIAWVTVHAVN; encoded by the coding sequence ATGGAACAACAACTTGCCGCTGACGGCCTGATTGTCTTATTTGTGGTGAGTTTCCTTGCAGCCACCCTCATCCCTGTCGGTTCCGAGTGGTTACTGGTCGCTCTGCTGACCCAGGATTACAACCCGCTGGCTGTTACAACTACGGCAACTGTCGGCAACATTCTCGGCGCTTGCACCACCTGGGCCGTCGGGATGTGGGGGGGCGTGTATCTGGTACGGCGGATCCTTCGGATATCGGAGGACGCTGAGCGTAGAGCAGAGCAGTTCTATCGTCGGTACGGTTACTGGTCGCTTCTTCTGTCATGGCTTCCGATACTCGGAGATCCCCTTTGTCTGGTAGGAGGGATATTGAGAGTGGGGTTCGGCCGGTTCGTACTGTTGGTTGGAATCGGAAAACTCGCACGCTACTCGTTCATTGCTTGGGTGACGGTCCATGCAGTCAACTGA
- the tpx gene encoding thiol peroxidase: MEERTGIITFKGNPMTLLGPQLKVGDQAPAFTAVDTSLTVRSLSDFGAAIKIISAVPSLDTPVCDAETRRFNQEAASLPANVVLLTISLDLPFAQKRWCGAAGIDRVVTLSDYRDRSFGLAYGVLIKELMLLSRSVFVVDGNGVIRYLQHVPEVTSEPDYAAVLDSVRAML; the protein is encoded by the coding sequence ATGGAGGAACGAACTGGAATTATCACATTCAAGGGCAATCCCATGACGTTATTGGGGCCGCAACTCAAGGTCGGGGATCAGGCTCCCGCGTTCACCGCGGTCGACACGTCGCTCACGGTGAGATCCCTCAGCGATTTCGGTGCAGCAATTAAGATCATCAGTGCCGTACCTTCGCTCGATACGCCGGTCTGCGATGCAGAGACACGGCGTTTCAACCAGGAGGCTGCATCGTTGCCTGCAAATGTCGTACTCCTGACCATCAGTCTTGATCTGCCATTTGCTCAGAAGCGCTGGTGTGGTGCCGCCGGCATTGACCGCGTGGTCACTCTTTCTGATTACCGGGATCGCTCGTTTGGCCTCGCCTACGGGGTGCTTATCAAGGAGCTAATGCTCTTGTCTCGTTCGGTGTTCGTGGTGGACGGTAATGGAGTGATCCGTTACCTTCAGCATGTGCCGGAGGTCACTTCCGAGCCCGACTATGCAGCGGTCCTTGATTCAGTGCGTGCCATGCTGTGA